GCATCGCCTTCTTCACCAACCCCGCCGGAACCTTATACGCCGCCAGAACCACAATATCCATCACCGCGCAAGGGACACAGCAGCACACCGCTGTAAACTCCGCCGTCGCATTTCCGGCCACCTCGCCCGCCCTCCGGCGGCGGCTTCCCGGCGCGGCCTGCTGTTGGCGAGACATTAGGAAGGGGAAACACCAGGAGAAGATAGGTGGGGAGGGTAGAGAAAGGGGAAACTAGAGAGGAGGTGGGAATGGAGGAGGCTTCTGCGAACGCCGGCGATTCATTTCTGCGAGAACGCCGCGATCGGTTGGGAAAGAAGGGGAATGGGGAAATAGGGGAAAATGGTTGGGGGAGCTTAAAAGGAGGGATTGTGTGAATGAATGAATCAATATAGGAACCAAAAATGAGTTGGGACAGTAATAAATTGCACACCATGTGTTGTGTGATTACTACTATTTATATAcctgaaaatgtttttttaacaaCAATTCTAGCTCAACACTTTTGGTCTTACCTAATAAGATGTTGTACAAGTGGTATATAGTTGGACTCATTAAATATTTAGTTcaggatttgattttttttttaatgtaggATTCGATCCTTGACGGTGTGtgttgaaaaatattttcactTAACCTAACCTCAAAGTCTCTAAGAATTAGTCTTATGGCTACTGGCTACTGGCTATGGCGATatcttggaaaaaaaaaacattttgggAGAGAGATACCAATAAATTTACGGTTAGTCGAAAGTTCAATCCTTTAAAAATTTGTATGAAGAAGGATTTGTTTGGGGTAAAATTTAATCACTTAATGTGATTTTAGAAGCTCGAGATGTTTAGTTTTATGATAGTCCGCTATGAGATACTATAGTAATATAAAAAAAGTCTATATaaagagatgaaaataaaagaagatagaataaaaaaatatgaagaaagaaTACATGAAAATAAGATGAAAAAAATGTGTGTAATAAATATGAAAGTTGTTATATGCCCTTTTCACCTAAATActcaaaataaagaaaaatgagtGTTTCACTTCTCTGGATAGATTATTATATAGTTGGTACTTGCTAGAGGGTTAATtcaatttcattaataattttaagttttaggcacttaaaactattttttaaCATCATAACATGTACGCGCATagtgaaaaactgaaaattacTTCATAGAAGGCCACGTATTTTACTAATTCAGTTTAATTGAAGTTTATATACTAACTGACTAATTGAGTGAATAAAAGTGAATTTGATCCTCCGTGTTTTCGAATGGAGTAACTTATAGAAGGCACGTATTTTATTATTCtaagaaattgttggaaatggGTTCTCTTCCTGCTTTCACTATCCACCTTCTTTAGATGTAAacattgatattgatatttgcATATGTGGATgaatattttcttaaaaaaatcatGTGTCCTTCTATATTTTCTGAAAGGCATTCCCCTTATTCATCGTACTTCGGATGCTTCAACCAGTAATGAACAGTTTACAATAAATATGTATAAAAAGCTGTGCACTAAATGTAAAATCACAAGTAACTAATTTTGTTACATCAAACAAAAATAAACGTATAGTAAAGTTCAAATAATATAAACGCAAATTCATTATCGAATAATGTGAAatattcaaaataaatatttagaTGAGAATATAAGCATTTGAAATGTAAAAATATGTAGTAATAGAGGAGCTAATACTTTTCATTTTACTTTTGATATTTGAGCGTTTAGGATTAGAgcctttattattttttctattaacTACTTAACTTTTTTGTATTGAGAGTGAGAGAATTAACAATGATTAGAGCAGCTCAACTACTAAGGGCGACCACCTATTGAATGTGATCTCTCAttccatttatttttttcagaAATCTCTTACAGGATCATCTGTTACAAGAGGAGCAGAAAAGGAGCAGTCATTGACACAGTATCAGTAAGTACACAACTTTTAGCTGTGGGATACAGCAAATCAACACTTTACTCAAATAGAATACAAGGGGTGAGATGGAGGTTGGAAAAAGTTGTATGTTTTTTTCAGCATACAaaaaagttagaaaagaaaggGGTTCTCAAGCAGACACAAAATGAACattaaacaaaacaacaagCTATAATTATTAAATTGGAGGATTAGTTACACAAAGCAATAGTCTAGGTGGCATGGGAAATGCCTTCCAACAATGATTTGGTCTCCACAATAGATGCTCTTAGATTTTGCATCTGCTCCTCTATTTTCTCAAACATGCTTGAACAAGACatggaagaaaataaattgtttCTGATGTTGGCAGCAATACCCTTGGCTGTCTGTAACTCTTCTGCTCTTACAAAATCTATTTGTAATTCTTCCCCAAGAATCTTCATTTCAGCCTCCTTTAGATCATGTTCAAAAACATATTGGTGGAGTTCAATGATCATATGCTCTATTTCAAACATACCATCATCTCTAAACTCCAAGAGCATCTCTTTCTCTTTTGTCACCCGTTGAAGTGCAAGCTCCTTCTCCTTCATGTTCCTCAAACGTTGCTGTACATCCTGTTCAGCAGCTTGTATCTGACTCTCTACATTTGCCACCTTCTTGCTTAGATTTCCCAGTTCCTTTCTTGTAACCCCGAGTCTTTCTTGTGAAAGCTTCATCTCTGCTTGCAGCTTCGATTTCTCTTCCTCTAACTTGAGTAATTCGGTGGCTTTACCACAGAGATGCAAGTTTTTCAATGAGGAATCTATATTCTGCGTGTTATCAATTGCAAATAGAACCTTCTCACCCTCGCGTTTTCGATTCTCTTCCTCCAGTTTGGATTTGATGCATTCAATATTTTTCTGTAATTCAACTTCAGACTCTTGATTCTTCTTTTGAGCATTCTCCAACCCCTGTTTAGAAGCTTGAAGAGAAGCCAACTCCGTCTTCTTTCGGTCAAGATGGGATGTCAAGTCGTTCACTTCAGCTCTTGCCCTTGTTTCCCGTTGCTCAAAATAAGAAAACGATTGAGCCAAGTTTGATAATGAATATTTGAGGGCAGAGAACTTTTTATCAACTAGAGTTCTTCTTTGTAGTGCTTCAGAAAGCATAAGTTTCAAGGATTCAAACTGCTGACGCTTCACCTGAATATCCTGTTCTGTCATTTCAATTTCTCTAGAGAGCTTATCAACCTGGACTATTGCTTTTTCAGCGCAACCAAGTGAATCTAGAGTTCTCACAGCATCTGAGATTTGCTCATCAACACTTTCAAGTGTCTTTCTAGCACGATCTAATTCCTTCGATAATTTTTCCTCGGTTAGATTCAATACCTCAATGTCCATGTCAGAATCACTCCCCTCCTTTAAAAGCTTTTCTTCATGTCCATCAGTCTCAAGGCATAAATCAGACCCAGATAGAGTAGGTTCACCTCTATCCTGTGCTTCCTGGGAAACAGTTTCTACTCTGGAGTTTCTTTCCCCTTCATCAACTTCAACTAGCTTCTCCATGCAGTTCATTTCTCCTTTGGTTTCAACTCTTTCATGTCCTGTACATGAAAGCGCTCTTTTAAACTCATCCCTCTCCTGCATGGCTGTTTCATACAAACTCATCAGCTTTTCGTTTTCTTCATTCAATTCCATAAGCTGGTGCTGGAGATTTTTCAACTTATTCTCCTCTTCTCTTGTCTCAAGAAGATAGCAACCATTGTCAACCTTGGGACCTGTTTCTTGAGCATTCTCCCCTTTAGTAACATTTCTATTGTTACTTTCCGAAGTAGCTTGTTCATATAATTCAATTAATTTACTATTATCCTCAATCAAAGCTTTAAGCTTCATTCTGAGTTCATCATTCTCTTTTGACAGCATAATTGCTATCTCGTGAGCCTCTGCTTCTCTTTGACTAGCAGCAGCAATAGCATCAACCATTGTTTTCAATTCCAGTTGGTCATTGATGTTAATGACAGGCATATCAGTTGTTGATGGAAGGTCAATTTGCTCCCCTCCTTTAGTTGTTTCACTTTTTTGGGATTTCTCTTGTTGAAATTTTGCTTTCAAATCTTCAACATCCCTGCATGATAATGTGTCGTGGATAAATTATAGCACTAGTCATCATGAAGAACAATAAAGAGAAACACATGGCTACacagaacaaagtgaagaagaaaatcTGCCAAGAATCACTTTTAGCTAGACACTTgtgggaagagagagagagagagagagagcaaacAATACCTTTCCAACTTTTCTTTCTCTGCAAGGCAAACCTCTAGCTTCTTTCGAATGGTGTCCATCTCTGCCTGGTTTTGTATAGCCTGTCAGTGTCACAGATAAGGTTATATTAAGTAGGAGAGCCAGTGACAGACATTCGATTCGTAAATTAAATAAAGTAGAAAACAGAGTCAAACAAAAATAATCTAATACCTGAATGCGGAGAAACTCATTTTCTTCCCTAAGAGAAGACTGCCAACGTGATTTTGGACTTGGCTCCTAAAAAATGagaattaaatatataaacacaaattaaataaataaaaaaatttatatatgaaaaataacAATTACGAACAACTAAAGATATATGATAAATGAATCTtccaatgtataaaaaaaaagatatatgaTAAATAAAGAGATGGGCTTATTATCTTTTGACATGTCACATTTAAATAATGACTAGACTTCCGTATTTAACATCTGACCATATAACAAATTGACTCATGCACCAAGAGGATCCACAATTTAAAGAAGGTGggaggaggggggggggggtcaaTTTGTCAGACCAAGCAGGAATTATCAATAAAAAAAGTCTGAGATAGGCCTTCACCCTGATCATCTCTAATATAGAAAAAGGGTATGAAAACTAACAGAAGTAGTATACAAGAAAGAACATTAAGACATAAAAATAGGGTAAATTCAAAACTGCACTCCGTATTCTAACAGTTGAGCTTGAGCACTTAATCATTCTTCTTAAACCGTACAAGAACAGTAAGAGGCATCCTTTTTCAAGAGACTCAAAATATGTCTACCTATATTTACGCTAGAAATCCTAATTCAGCAAGATCTTATTATGTTAAATTCAAAAATTAGAGTAAGGATATTCATGAAAAATGAGTACAGCACTCATACAATCTGCTATTCTCAAAACCTTATAAATCATGGTATTCACTGCATAAACatctatttttaaataatatttcatGGCATTCGCTGTTTAAAAAATGCATATGAATGCAGAAAACGATTATTAATCTTACAGGTTTTGACAGAAGATCACCATCACTTTGCACATCTTCCATCACCAAGTCAGAACTTGTTTTCTGATATTTGCAAAAGATGAGGTCAACAAAAAGTTCGCAACTCCTTTTTGAcaagaaaaattaataaagTATAAATGATTACCAGATCTGGTCCATTCATCAATTTCCAATCTAGTGCTTCTAACAACTGCACATACAAGTGACGAAAACATAATCAACACAGGGAGGAAACTGACTGAAAACATATATGAACTAGTACAAAAGCATCTCTTCCTACCTTGTTTTGGAGTACCATGATTTGTTCATTCATCGCTTCCCGTTCACCTCCCTCATAAAATGACTTCAACCTGTCTTGAAGATATGTAAGCATTAGCAGCATGACTTTAttagaaatatatttataataaat
This portion of the Lotus japonicus ecotype B-129 chromosome 3, LjGifu_v1.2 genome encodes:
- the LOC130748387 gene encoding kinesin-like protein KIN-12E; protein product: MPFFSEAASAIKSRFGFHDHPSESSSLSLIQNTPDLLKSAAKDSHHLLQSSAVRNISDWDDEGGVGQSSAAISTSQSFELFEDPSFWKDHNVQVIIRMRPLSNTEISVQGHSKCVRQESCQTITWTGHPESRFTFDLVADESVSQEKLFNVAGLPMVENCMGGYNACMFAYGQTGSGKTHTMLGDIEGGTRRHSVNCGMTPRIFEHLFSRIQKEKEARRDEKLKFTCKCSFLEIYNEQILDLLDPSSNNLQIREDSKKGVYVENLKEVEVTNARDVIQLLIQGAANRKVAATNMNRASSRSHSVFTCVTESQWESQGVTHFRFARLNLVDLAGSERQKSSGAEGERLKEATNINKSLSTLGLVIMNLVSISNGKSHHVPYRDSKLTFLLQDSLGGNSKTSIIANISPSICCSLETLSTLKFAQRAKFIKNNAIVNEDASGDVIAMRIQIQQLKKELSRLRGQVGGGEIQDNDISVINFPGSPGSFKWEGGAQGSFSPLTSVKRVSEKKDYEVALVGAFRREKDKDIALQALREENQAAMKLAKQREDEIQGLKMRLRFREAGIKRLEGVASGKISAETHLLNEKEEHLKEIEVLRAQVDRNQEVTRFAMENLQLKEELRRLKSFYEGGEREAMNEQIMVLQNKLLEALDWKLMNGPDLKTSSDLVMEDVQSDGDLLSKPEPSPKSRWQSSLREENEFLRIQAIQNQAEMDTIRKKLEVCLAEKEKLERDVEDLKAKFQQEKSQKSETTKGGEQIDLPSTTDMPVININDQLELKTMVDAIAAASQREAEAHEIAIMLSKENDELRMKLKALIEDNSKLIELYEQATSESNNRNVTKGENAQETGPKVDNGCYLLETREEENKLKNLQHQLMELNEENEKLMSLYETAMQERDEFKRALSCTGHERVETKGEMNCMEKLVEVDEGERNSRVETVSQEAQDRGEPTLSGSDLCLETDGHEEKLLKEGSDSDMDIEVLNLTEEKLSKELDRARKTLESVDEQISDAVRTLDSLGCAEKAIVQVDKLSREIEMTEQDIQVKRQQFESLKLMLSEALQRRTLVDKKFSALKYSLSNLAQSFSYFEQRETRARAEVNDLTSHLDRKKTELASLQASKQGLENAQKKNQESEVELQKNIECIKSKLEEENRKREGEKVLFAIDNTQNIDSSLKNLHLCGKATELLKLEEEKSKLQAEMKLSQERLGVTRKELGNLSKKVANVESQIQAAEQDVQQRLRNMKEKELALQRVTKEKEMLLEFRDDGMFEIEHMIIELHQYVFEHDLKEAEMKILGEELQIDFVRAEELQTAKGIAANIRNNLFSSMSCSSMFEKIEEQMQNLRASIVETKSLLEGISHAT